A window of the Streptomyces luomodiensis genome harbors these coding sequences:
- a CDS encoding MerR family transcriptional regulator codes for MTIPGTEEPTLTVDELAARAGVTVRTIRFYGTRGLLPPPVIGPRRVGHYGPEHLSRLALIEQLQRHGMTLSAIERYLSQLPRDLSEDDLAIHRALVASWGPDAPEEASREQLDRRAGRELTEGDIDRLAALEALERTDDPDRFRIDPKVLHLGLRLLDMPIELETIRTAHAVVSEHTRSAARELSRLFRDEVWGPEREHESGSGPERMRAKKSLSAHMQPLVVEALVIAFQRSMKHELRAWYGQDAD; via the coding sequence ATGACCATCCCCGGCACCGAGGAACCCACCCTCACCGTCGACGAGCTGGCGGCCCGCGCCGGGGTGACCGTGCGCACCATCCGCTTCTACGGCACCCGCGGGCTGCTTCCGCCCCCGGTGATCGGCCCGCGCCGGGTCGGCCACTACGGCCCCGAGCATCTCTCCCGGCTCGCGCTGATCGAACAGTTGCAGCGCCACGGCATGACCCTGTCCGCCATCGAACGCTATCTGAGCCAATTGCCGCGGGATCTGAGCGAGGACGATCTGGCGATCCACCGCGCCCTGGTCGCCTCCTGGGGTCCGGACGCCCCCGAGGAGGCGAGCCGTGAGCAGCTGGACCGGCGGGCCGGACGGGAGCTCACGGAGGGGGACATCGACCGGCTGGCCGCGCTGGAGGCGCTGGAGCGCACCGACGACCCGGACCGGTTCCGGATCGACCCCAAGGTGCTCCACCTGGGGCTGCGGCTGCTGGACATGCCGATCGAGCTGGAGACGATACGCACGGCCCACGCGGTCGTCTCGGAACACACCCGCTCGGCGGCACGGGAGCTGAGCCGGCTGTTCCGGGACGAGGTGTGGGGGCCCGAGCGGGAGCACGAGTCCGGGAGCGGACCGGAGCGGATGCGGGCGAAGAAGTCGCTGTCGGCCCATATGCAGCCGCTGGTGGTGGAGGCCCTGGTGATCGCGTTCCAGCGGTCGATGAAGCACGAGCTGCGGGCCTGGTACGGGCAGGACGCCGACTGA
- a CDS encoding alpha/beta hydrolase: MSSTSATHPETPVSDSRPGPSDTVFVLVHGAWHASWQWASTQRALARRGAASLAVDLPGHGFDAPLPSGYHLPGQPDLATEKSALAGLTLEECAGAVVTALRSVRRHRKVVLVSHSAGGAAASLAAERAPELVDELVHLSSFVPAGRPRFADYLASPEQTATVRGQGLMLGDPEALGAFRINPFSADPDYVEELRLAYYHDVPAASFARWRHALSPDLPFAVPTTPIALTRERWGSVPRTFIRCAEDRACTPALQDLMIAEADAAMPDHPFTVVTLPGSHSPFAARPDELAAALTGGR, from the coding sequence ATGAGTTCCACGAGCGCCACGCATCCCGAGACCCCCGTGAGCGATTCCCGCCCCGGCCCTTCCGACACCGTGTTCGTGCTGGTCCACGGCGCCTGGCACGCCTCCTGGCAGTGGGCGTCCACCCAGCGCGCCCTGGCCCGGCGCGGCGCGGCGAGCCTCGCCGTCGACCTGCCGGGGCACGGCTTCGACGCCCCGCTCCCCTCGGGCTACCACCTCCCCGGCCAGCCGGACCTGGCCACCGAGAAGTCCGCGCTGGCCGGGCTGACCCTGGAGGAGTGCGCCGGGGCCGTCGTCACCGCGCTGCGATCGGTCCGCCGCCATCGGAAGGTGGTCCTCGTCTCGCACAGCGCCGGGGGCGCCGCCGCCTCCCTGGCCGCGGAGCGGGCGCCCGAGCTCGTCGACGAGCTGGTCCACCTGTCGTCCTTCGTCCCCGCCGGACGCCCCCGCTTCGCCGACTACCTGGCGTCCCCCGAGCAGACCGCGACCGTACGGGGGCAGGGGCTGATGCTGGGCGACCCAGAGGCCCTGGGCGCGTTCCGGATCAACCCGTTCTCCGCCGACCCGGACTACGTGGAGGAGCTGCGGCTGGCCTACTACCACGACGTCCCCGCCGCGTCCTTCGCCCGCTGGCGCCACGCCCTGAGCCCCGACCTGCCCTTCGCGGTGCCGACCACCCCGATCGCCCTGACCCGGGAGCGGTGGGGCAGCGTCCCGCGCACCTTCATCCGCTGCGCCGAGGACCGGGCGTGCACCCCCGCGCTCCAGGACCTGATGATCGCGGAGGCCGACGCGGCCATGCCGGACCACCCCTTCACCGTGGTCACGCTGCCGGGCAGCCATTCGCCGTTCGCCGCCCGCCCCGACGAGCTCGCCGCCGCGCTCACCGGGGGCCGCTGA
- a CDS encoding LysR family transcriptional regulator, producing the protein MEARHLRYALALAEHQHFGRAAAALGIAQPPLSQQIAALERELGARLFDRTARGVFPTAAGEAFLARAHRALAEMSAAVSDAGRAARGETGRLRLGFIGSALLELLPSVLGRFVHDHPGVRLGLQEMSTRRSTAALLAGELDVAIGRGAPRGAGAEDLVAVTVGRDHLVAVVGAAHPFARQRKVSTDQLKGQHLIVAPADEEPVVAGWLAGLLGEGADAPARTGGVTEARDVHTIIGLASCGVGVGLGPACLRVAARPGTRVCEVSPRVELPELVMSFRAQDRSPVLTAFLDITRELCPEVSERLERRLGPR; encoded by the coding sequence ATGGAGGCACGTCATCTGCGGTACGCCCTGGCGCTGGCCGAACATCAGCACTTCGGACGGGCGGCGGCCGCCCTGGGCATCGCCCAGCCGCCGCTGTCCCAGCAGATCGCGGCGCTGGAGCGGGAGCTGGGCGCGCGGCTCTTCGACCGTACGGCGCGCGGGGTGTTCCCGACCGCCGCCGGCGAGGCGTTCCTGGCCAGGGCGCACCGGGCGCTGGCGGAGATGTCGGCAGCCGTGTCCGACGCGGGCCGGGCCGCCCGGGGCGAGACGGGGCGGCTGCGGCTCGGCTTCATCGGTTCGGCGCTGCTGGAGCTGCTGCCGTCCGTGCTGGGCCGGTTCGTCCACGACCACCCCGGGGTGCGGCTGGGGCTTCAGGAGATGTCGACCCGCCGGTCCACGGCGGCGCTGCTCGCGGGCGAGCTGGACGTCGCGATCGGGCGCGGGGCGCCTCGGGGCGCGGGTGCCGAGGATCTGGTGGCGGTCACGGTCGGCCGGGACCATCTGGTCGCGGTCGTCGGCGCCGCCCATCCCTTCGCCAGGCAGCGCAAGGTGAGCACCGACCAGCTCAAGGGGCAGCATCTGATCGTCGCGCCCGCGGATGAGGAGCCGGTGGTGGCCGGCTGGCTGGCCGGGCTGCTGGGCGAGGGCGCCGACGCACCCGCGCGGACCGGTGGGGTCACCGAGGCGCGGGATGTGCACACCATCATCGGGCTGGCGTCGTGCGGGGTGGGGGTGGGGCTCGGGCCGGCGTGTCTGCGGGTGGCGGCGCGGCCGGGCACCCGGGTGTGCGAGGTGAGTCCGCGGGTGGAGCTGCCGGAGCTGGTGATGTCGTTCCGCGCCCAGGACCGCTCCCCCGTCCTGACGGCCTTCCTGGATATCACCCGGGAGTTGTGCCCGGAGGTGAGCGAGCGGCTCGAACGCCGTCTCGGCCCGCGCTGA
- a CDS encoding oxygenase MpaB family protein: MSTQSPRATTEGHDPPPPGGILWAIAGELRSVLALPAAMTMQVAHPAVGAGVDRYSVFRTDPWGRGERSLRSVQLWVYGGAEAEAEGRRLRGLHASIQGVDAHGRPYRALDPPVYAWVHATGYPVYLRAQRYLGIRPFTAAEERQLYGEWLRIGRVLGIDDRAMPGSVEEFWPYYRAMVRERLEPTVVARELTAPDASVPPPGPLPPRLLWPLLRPLFTRFRAFLTVGLMPPDAREAIGLEWTPGQERRLRWFGRGVRVVVPLLPERLRYLPIAREARRRARAGRRWHRGRRGWRMGPKTGHRA, from the coding sequence ATGAGCACGCAGAGCCCCCGCGCCACCACCGAAGGCCACGACCCGCCGCCTCCCGGCGGCATCCTGTGGGCGATCGCGGGGGAGCTGCGCAGCGTGCTCGCCCTGCCGGCCGCGATGACCATGCAGGTGGCCCATCCGGCCGTCGGGGCGGGCGTGGACCGGTACTCCGTCTTCCGCACCGACCCCTGGGGGCGCGGCGAGCGCTCGCTGCGGTCGGTGCAGCTGTGGGTGTACGGCGGGGCGGAGGCCGAGGCGGAGGGCCGCCGGCTGCGCGGGCTGCACGCGTCCATCCAGGGCGTCGACGCGCACGGCCGCCCCTACCGCGCGCTCGACCCGCCCGTCTACGCCTGGGTGCACGCCACCGGCTATCCGGTCTATCTGCGGGCCCAGCGCTATCTGGGCATCCGCCCCTTCACCGCGGCCGAGGAGCGGCAGCTGTACGGGGAATGGCTGCGGATCGGGCGGGTGCTGGGCATCGACGACCGCGCCATGCCGGGGTCCGTCGAGGAGTTCTGGCCCTACTACCGCGCGATGGTGCGGGAACGGCTGGAGCCGACCGTCGTCGCCCGTGAGCTGACCGCGCCCGACGCGTCCGTGCCGCCGCCGGGTCCGCTGCCGCCGCGGCTGCTGTGGCCGCTGCTGCGCCCGCTGTTCACCCGGTTCCGCGCGTTCCTCACCGTGGGGCTGATGCCGCCGGACGCGCGGGAGGCGATCGGGCTGGAGTGGACCCCAGGACAGGAGCGGCGGCTGCGGTGGTTCGGGAGGGGCGTCCGGGTGGTGGTCCCGCTGCTGCCCGAGCGGCTGCGCTACCTCCCCATCGCCCGCGAGGCCCGGCGCCGCGCCCGTGCCGGACGGCGATGGCACCGTGGACGGCGCGGGTGGCGCATGGGCCCGAAGACCGGTCACCGCGCCTGA